The genomic window ATGAAAAAGACCAACGCCCTCGTACCCGTGACATGGGGGCTGGAAGTGGCAAACGTCATTGCCAGAGCGGAAGCGAAAGACCTTGTGACAGAAGCGCGGAGCGGGGCGTTTCTTGAGATGCTGGAAGGCGTGGATATTGAGGTGGACGCGGCCACATTCCAGCACGCGCTGTCTGATACCCTGCAACTGGCGCGGCGCTACAAACTGTCTGCTTACGATGCCTCCTACCTCGAACTGGCCTTAAGACTGGGCATACCGCTGGCCACGCTCGACGAAGATTTGCAGAAGGCGGCAAAGAAAGCTGGCGTGAAAAAGCTTGCTTGAAACTCCAAACATAGTGATAAATAAGGGTAGCGTCCCCTTATCACTCGGTCG from Gammaproteobacteria bacterium includes these protein-coding regions:
- a CDS encoding type II toxin-antitoxin system VapC family toxin, which produces MSFVLDSSVTMRWYFGDGRPQELAYAGKVLDAMKKTNALVPVTWGLEVANVIARAEAKDLVTEARSGAFLEMLEGVDIEVDAATFQHALSDTLQLARRYKLSAYDASYLELALRLGIPLATLDEDLQKAAKKAGVKKLA